The proteins below come from a single Antennarius striatus isolate MH-2024 chromosome 18, ASM4005453v1, whole genome shotgun sequence genomic window:
- the pcmtd1 gene encoding protein-L-isoaspartate O-methyltransferase domain-containing protein 1: MGGAVSAGEDNDDLIDNLKEAQYIRTEKVEQAFRAIDRGDYYLDSYRDSAYKDLAWKHGNIHLSAPCIYSEVMEALKLQPGLSFLNLGSGTGYLSTMVGLIIGPFGVNHGVELHKDVVEYAREKLDDFIKNSDSFDKFEFCEPVFQVGNCLEISTDSHQYDRIYCGAGVQKDHENYMKVLLKIGGILVMPIEDQLTQITRTGQCSWESKNILAVSFAPLVQQSRADGEKRDTVELPPVTVRSLQDLSRIYIRRTLRDLASEDNQGKGMVQRIPQKRKRRRCRRRRINTYVFVGNQLIPQMVESEEEEQPEEAHKEVEEEEERDIGDIEILKQVNMLRDQIMALPLPESLKAYLLYYREK; this comes from the exons ATGGGGGGAGCCGTGAGTGCTGGGGAGGATAACGATGACCTCATTGATAATCTCAAGGAGGCCCAATATATTCGCACAGAAAAAGTAGAACAGGCTTTTCGAGCCATAGACCGAGGGGACTACTACCTTGACAGCTATCGGGACAGTGCCTACAAAGACTTGGCTTGGAAGCATGGCAACATACACCTGTCTGCTCCGTGTATATACTCCGAGGTGATGGAGGCCCTCAAACTACAGCCAGGACTCTCTTTCCTCAATCTGGGCAGCGGGACCGGTTACTTGAGCACAATGGTTGGCCTTATTATTG GGCCATTTGGTGTGAACCATGGTGTTGAGCTCCATAAGGACGTGGTTGAATATGCCAGAGAGAAACTCGACGATTTCATAAAGAATAGTGACAGCTTTGATAA gttTGAGTTCTGTGAACCCGTCTTTCAGGTGGGGAATTGTCTTGAAATCTCAACAGACAGCCACCAATATGATCGCATTTATTGCGGCGCTGGAGTGCAGAAGGACCATGAAAATTACATGAAAGTGTTGCTCAAAATTGGGGGCATTCTCGTGATGCCTATAGAGGATCAG CTGACCCAGATAACGAGGACTGGCCAGTGCTCATGGGAGAGCAAAAACATCTTGGCGGTGTCCTTTGCCCCCTTGGTCCAGCAGAGTAGAGCCGATGGAGAGAAGCGTGACACTGTTGAGCTGC CGCCGGTGACCGTCCGCAGCCTGCAGGATCTCTCTCGGATCTACATACGCCGTACCCTCAGAGACCTGGCGAGTGAGGATAATCAGGGCAAAGGGATGGTGCAGAGAATTCCCCAGAAGCGCAAACGCAGGCgttgccgccgccgccgcatcAATACCTACGTTTTTGTAGGAAATCAGCTTATCCCCCAAATGGTggagagcgaggaggaggagcagccagAAGAGGCTCACAaggaagtggaggaagaggaggaaagagacaTTGGCGACATTGAAATTCTCAAACAAGTGAACATGTTGAGGGACCAGATCATGGCTTTACCGCTGCCTGAGTCACTGAAAGCATATTTGTTGTACTATAGAGAGAAATGA
- the sntg1 gene encoding gamma-1-syntrophin has translation MDFKTSNEETKTGIYLMQEGNEEPFNIRLHLAKDIMTIQEQDVICVSGEPFYSSERTITIRRQTIGGFGLSIKGGAEHKIPVVISKISKEQKAELSGLLFIGDGILQINGINVRSYRHEEVVQVLRNAGEEVTLTVSFLKKTPAFLKLPLCEDCTCIPSDQSSGTSSPLCDSGLHLNYHPNNTDTLSCSSWPTSPGLRWEKRWVDLRLIPLLHSRLSQYFPGSDACRKNAFQVIAMDGVCSGIIQFPATEDCLDWLQAIASNISNLTKHNVKKINRNFPVNQQIIYMGWVDEKEQDSVQDRMYSPKFLALRGSSLFKFTAPPVTTWDWTRAEKSFTVYEIMCKILKDNDLLDKRKHCFSVQTESGEDMFFSVELDCELLIWEKAFQMATFLEVERIQCKTYACIMESHLMGLTVDFSMGFVCFDAASKAVLWRYKFSQLKGSSDDGKSKIKFLFQNQESKSIEAKELEFSNLFAVLHCIHAFFAAKVACLDPMFVGSQGNVTTTGFPSLSGLSCNSQTPKLRYTT, from the exons ATGGATTTCAAGACATCAAATGAAGAG ACAAAGACTGGGATTTATTTAATGCAAGAAGGTAATGAGGAGCCATTCAATATTCGACTGCACTTGGCCAAAGATATTATGACCATTCAAGAACAAGACGTCATCTGTGTGTCAGGAGAGCCTTTTTATTCCAGT GAAAGGACTATAACAATCAGGAGGCAGACAATTGGAGGGTTTGGCCTGAGCATCAAG GGTGGAGCAGAGCATAAAATTCCTGTAGTGATATCCAAAAtatcaaaagaacaaaaag ctgAACTCTCTGGCCTGCTTTTCATCGGAGACGGCATCCTTCAG ATAAATGGAATAAACGTGAGAAGCTATCGCCACGAGGAAGTG GTCCAGGTTTTAAGAAATGCTGGTGAAGAAGTGACTCTGACTGTGTCTTTCCTCAAGAAGACTCCAGCTTTTCTGAAACTGCCGCTGTGTGAGGATTGCACAT GTATACCCAGCGACCAGAGTAGTGGgacttcctctcctctgtgtgATAGTGGTCTACACTTGAACTACCATCCTAACAACACG GACACACTGTCCTGTTCATCCTGGCCCACATCCCCAGGTCTTCGCTGGGAGAAGAGATGGGTGGACCTACGTCTCATACCACTGCTCCACTCACGGCTGTCGCAGTACTTCCCAGGGTCTGACGCCTGTAG GAAAAATGCTTTCCAGGTCATAGCCATGGATGGAGTTTGTAGTGGAATTATACAGTTTCCTGCCACTGAAGACTGCCTGGACTGGCTTCAGGCAATAGCCAGCAACATTTCTAATCTCACCAAGCACAAT GTAAAGAAGATTAACCGTAATTTTCCAGTTAACCAGCAG ATTATCTACATGGGCTGGGTTGATGAGAAGGAGCAGGACTCCGTTCAGGACCGAATGTATTCACCAAAGTTCCTCGCATTGAGGGGTTCATCACTATTTAAATTTACAGCACCTCCT GTAACCACATGGGATTGGACCAGAGCAGAGAAAAGCTTTACGGTGTATGAAATAATGTGCAAGATTTTAAAA GATAATGACCTTCTGGACAAGAGGAAGCACTGCTTCAGTGTCCAGACAGAGAGTGGGGAGGACATGTTCTTCAGTGTGGAACTGGATTGCGAACTGCTGATCTGGGAAAAGGCTTTTCAGATGGCCACTTTCCTGGAGGTGGAGAGGATACAG tgtaaaACATATGCCTGCATCATGGAGAGCCACCTCATGGGGTTGACAGTTGACTTCAGCATGGGCTTTGTCTGCTTTGATGCAGCTTCAAAG GCAGTGCTGTGGAGATACAAGTTCTCTCAACTGAAAGGATCGTCTGATGAtggaaaaagcaaaataaagtttttgttcCAAAATCAAGAATCCAAATCTATTGAAGCAAAG GAGCTGGAGTTTTCAAACCTGTTTGCCGTGCTTCATTGTATTCACGCTTTTTTTGCTGCCAAAGTTGCTTGCTTGGACCCAATGTTTGTGGGGAGCCAAGGCAATGTGACAACCACTGGGTTTCCATCACTTTCTGGTCTTTCATGCAATTCACAGACACCCAAACTTAGATACACCACTTGA